From Maylandia zebra isolate NMK-2024a linkage group LG11, Mzebra_GT3a, whole genome shotgun sequence, one genomic window encodes:
- the styk1b gene encoding tyrosine-protein kinase STYK1b, with translation MSSVSAADSQCKTGDAICEIRVYEQEVIVVPVFLLASFLITLVFILLLRFCPEKVDRIRPKSKVTTRRILHGIDAPSGINVLEHESIALDMPNSYSTFQSPHTYLNKAFSNSVETLPQHPSPPPQEIFKPTFTLPPQPRELPRQRLPESFNLVTPLSGTFSLRTDSSVSIYRARMENRNVVLRVLNDSANATERHNFLGFASFLAQLGPHPFLPELLGVVSLRAPLVTVVEELENRDLLSFLWRCREDNGDPPCEMTERQIFTMANQVASALAFLHSKDLLHGNIRARSVLISKMFTAKLWGLHGVYTRKNQGATQREDPSMKKWQAPEVLAKRPASEKSDVWSFGILLYEMTTLGEAPFAEIPANELLQFHQRGKNLKKPSNCSNTLYTIIKGCCQWKDQERPTLAEVRKKLASGEKAASDKVIKASGTVNIEQYLQEAGYGEANSYTVF, from the exons ATGTCTTCAGTATCAGCTGCAGACTCTCAGTGCAAAACTGGAGACGCTATCTGTG AGATCCGAGTGTACGAACAGGAGGTGATCGTCGTGCCCGTCTTCCTGTTGGCCAGCTTTCTGATAACTCTGGTCTTCATTTTACTGCTGCGCTTCTGTCCAGAGAAGGTCGATCGTATCCGTCCAAAGTCAAAGGTCACTACCAGGAGGATACTGCATGGCATTGATG CTCCATCAGGTATCAATGTTCTGGAGCATGAAAGCATTGCTTTGGACATGCCCAATTCCTACTCTACCTTCCAGTCCCCGCACACCTACCTCAATAAAGCATTTTCCAATTCTGTGGAGACACTCCCTCAACATCCCAGCCCACCGCCACAGGAGATTTTCAAGCCCACTTTCACTCTCCCGCCGCAGCCCAGAGAGCTGCCCCGCCAGAGGCTCCCCGAGTCCTTCAACCTGGTCACGCCTCTCTCTGGCACCTTCTCCCTGCGCACAGACTCCTCCGTGTCCATCTACAGGGCCCGTATGGAAAACAGGAATGTGGTACTGCGAGTGCTAAATG ACTCGGCTAATGCCACAGAAAGGCACAACTTCCTGGGCTTTGCTTCCTTCCTGGCCCAGCTCGGACCACATCCCTTCCTGCCTGAGCTCCTAGGTGTGGTGTCACTGCGAGCTCCCCTGGTTACAGTTGTGGAAGAACTGGAAAACAGAGACCTGCTCAGCTTCTTGTGGAGATGCAGAGAG GACAATGGGGATCCGCCATGTGAAATGACAGAGAGACAAATATTTACCATGGCAAACCAGGTGGCCAGTGCACTG GCGTTCCTTCACAGCAAAGATCTTCTCCATGGAAACATCCGTGCCCGTAGTGTACTGATCAGTAAGATGTTCACAGCCAAGCTTTGGGGCCTGCATGGAGTCTATACACGAAAGAACCAAGGAGCCACGCAGAGGGAGGATCCGAGCATGAAGAAATGGCAGGCACCAGAGGTGCTAGCCAAGAGGCCTGCCAGTGAGAAAAGCGACGT CTGGTCCTTTGGTATCTTATTGTATGAAATGACAACTTTGG GTGAAGCTCCGTTTGCAGAGATCCCGGCTAATGAGCTTCTGCAGTTTCATCAGCGAGGAAAAAATCTTAAAAAACCATCAAACTGCTCCAACACACT GTACACGATCATTAAAGGTTGCTGCCAGTGGAAGGATCAAGAAAGACCCACTCTGGCAGAAGTGCGCAAGAAGCTGGCTTCAGGAGAGAAGGCGGCCTCTGACAAGGTCATCAAGGCATCTGGGACAGTTAACATTGAGCAATACCTTCAAGAAGCTGGATACGGCGAAGCCAACAGCTACACTGTTTTCTGA
- the LOC101469374 gene encoding glutathione S-transferase kappa 1: protein MTSRKVVELFYDVVSPYSWLGFEVMCRYRNVWNIDLKLRPAFLGGIMHGAGNKPPGLVPNKFAYMTKDLNRLAEYFSVPLQSPADPFEVMFQKGSLAAMRFVAAVQEKEKDGEKVVNVSRELWRRIWSEDKDITEPASLSEAAVKAGLSESEIKELLAMSTSTQVKEKLKSTTQAALDYGAFGFPMIVCHVDGKPEMFFGSDRFELMAHCIGEKWLGPQPSKSAAKL from the exons ATGACCTCCAgaaaagttgtggagttgttcTACGATGTAGTTTCTCCGTATTCATGGCTTGGTTTCGAG GTCATGTGCCGCTACAGAAACGTTTGGAACATCGACCTCAAACTGCGCCCTGCGTTTCTGGGTGGCATCATGCACGGAGCGG GCAACAAGCCTCCTGGTTTGGTTCCTAACAAGTTCGCGTACATGACAAAAGATCTCAACCGCTTGGCAGAATACTTCAGTGTCCCCTTGCAGTCGCCTGCTGACCCCTTTGAGGTCATGTTCCAGAAAG GCAGCTTGGCTGCAATGCGATTTGTGGCAgcagtgcaagaaaaagaaaaggatggaGAGAAGGTGGTGAATGTGTCCCGTGAGCTGTGGAGAAGAATCTGGAGTGAAGACAAAGACATCACTGAACCTGCGTCGCTGTCTGAG gcaGCAGTGAAAGCTGGATTGTCTGAAAGTGAGATAAAAGAACTGTTGGCCATGTCCACCTCAACGCAGGTCAAAGAGAAGCTTAAAAGCACAACACAGGCAGCTCTTGATTATGGG GCTTTTGGTTTCCCCATGATTGTGTGTCATGTTGATGGAAAGCCAGAGATGTTCTTTGGATCTGACAGATTTGAGCTCATGGCCCACTGCATCG GAGAGAAATGGCTGGGACCTCAACCCAGCAAATCAGCTGCCAAGCTGTAA